From the genome of Candidatus Nitrospira nitrificans:
CGCTGTTTCAGCGATACGTTCAGTCGGCGGGAGGGATGTTCAGTGTCCCGAGGTCTGCCGTTAGTTAGAACTTGCCACTGTTGCAGCTATGCTCACTGAGCTGCGCATTGCGAATTTTGCCGTGATCGAACGACTGAGTCTGAACATGGACTCAGGATTTACCGTATTGACCGGAGAGACAGGGACCGGTAAGTCGTTATTAATCGATGCGGTGGCGCTGCTTGTCGGTGGGCGAGCCTCCAGCGACCAAATTCGATTTGGTGAAGACGAAGCCCAGCTTGAAGCGTCGTTTGAGATTCCACCCGCCCATCCTCTCCTGCAACGGCTGCGGGCCAAAGACGTCCTTGGCCCGAACGATTCTCAGCTCATCATTCGACGCATCATTGCGCGCTCGGTAAGAAACCGGGTGTACCTGAATGGCGTTTTAAGCCCGGTCCATGTGCTGGAAGAGTTCGCCGGTACGCTTGTCGATATCCATGGCCAGCATGACCAGCAATCGCTCCTGTCCAGCTCTGCTCAGCTTGAGGTTCTGGATGCCTTCGGTCGTCTGCAGGAAATACGGTCTCGCTATCGATCAATCCATCGTGAATGGGTACGGACGCGCGAAGAACGCGCTGCGCTTGCCGCGACTCTCCAGCAGCGAGCCCAGCAAGAAGACCTGTTGAGTTTTCAACAGCAGGAATTGCATGAGGCCGCCTGCCGTCTGGGCGAAGAAGAGTTGCTGGTGGCCGAACGCCATCGGTTGGGAGCGTCTCGGCGTCTGGCTGAGTTGGCCTTGGAAGCGCAGGAACGAATTCAAGGCGATCCTGACGGTATTTTGGTGAATCTGGCATTGATGGAGCGCGCGTTGGGAGAGTTGGCTCAGATCGATCCCGCGATGGAGGGAACAGGTCGGCTCGCATCCGAGGCCAAAGTACTTCTGAAAGAAGTCGCCGATTCCATTCGTGGTTACGCCGAGGGACTGGAGGCTGACCCTCTGCGACTTAATGTGATCGAGGACCGTTTGGCTGTTATCCAGAAAATAAAAAAGAAATACGGGGGGACGATCGAAGCCGCCTTAGAGACTCAGGCTCGAGTGAAACAAGAGCTGGACCGACTTCGGCAATCGGACAGCGAGCTTGATCGGTATGATCGTCTTGTTGGGGAACAACAACACACCCTCTCGGCGCTGGCCCGGGCGCTTTCTGTGAAGCGAGCGGAAGCCGCCGATCGGTTGACGAAATTGGTGGGCAAAGAGCTCAGTGCGCTGAAAATGGGATCGGTACGGTTTCTCGTCCAAGTCATGCCGAGCGGGCCTGACGAAGTCTACGGCCCTGATGGGAGCGATCGTGTTGAGTTTCTGCTGTCGACCAATGCCGGCGAGCCCTTGAAACCGATATCTCGCATAGCATCCGGCGGCGAACTCTCGCGGGTGATGCTGGCGGTGAAATCCGTCCTTGCCGATGTCGATCATGTGCCCGTCTTGATCTTCGATGAGATCGATACGGGAGTTGGAGGGGCGGTCGCAGCCACGATCGGGAAACGGCTCAGGGAGTTGGGCCGATACCATCAAGTGTTGTGCATCACTCATCTGCCTCAGGTCGCCTCTCAAGCGCAGCATCACGTCTCGGTTGAAAAATCGGACGTGAAGGGGCGGACGGTGGCGACGGTGCGTTCGCTGACCGGCATAAGTCGTGAGGGCGAAATTGCGCGGATGCTGGGTGGCGAGCGAATCACTTCAAAGACTCGATCTGCGGCGGCGGAATTGATCGCCGGAGCGCATGAATAGATCAAGCGGCCGGGGCAATGTCCATGGCGGGAGGCGAGACGGGGGAGTCCTTTACCACATGAACGAAGAGTTCCAGCAGCAGCGGATCAAAATGCGTGTGAGATTGAAGTGAGATCTGGCGAATTGCGACATCCTGCGGCAGCGCGACGCGCCCAGGGGCGTCGGCGGTCAGATGATCAAACGTTTGGGCGATGCCGACAATACGAGCCAGTAAGGGAATATCCGGGCCTCGGAGTCCACGAGGGTAGCCGTGTCCATCCCATTGCTCATGATGGGACGCGATAACTTGCCTCACCTCAATCGGTAAACCCAACGGCGCAATCATCCGCACGCCTCTGTCGACGTGTTCTCTACAGACGGATGCCTCGCCGGACGGAAGGACCTGGTCTTCTGAAAACCTATATGAGGGGAAGCTTGTTTTTCCTAAATCATGCAGAAAAGCTCCCAAGGCCAATGCTTTTTGCTCGGAGACGATAAGATTGAGTCGGCTAGCCATCAAGGTCGCATAGAAACTCACTCTGCTCGAATGGGTGAGTAATTGACGGTCTGTGGCCTCCAGAGCATCGGACAAGAGTGGCAGCAGGGTCATCTCGTCTTGCCGCAAGACATCATGGCTCTGCGAGTGAACGGAGAGCGAGGCATATCCCGCCTTCACCTTATCCCATGCACGTGCGCTTTCTTCCTCCGATCCCCAAAGGTCCGGTAGTGTTCGAAGGCAGCGACGAAGAAAGTCGAGTCGGCGCTTCTTGTCCATCGTCTGTTGGATGAGGGTGGTCAGCTCGTTCACGTTGAAGGGCTTAAGCAAATAGCCCGCAGCTCCGTGGCGGACGCCCTCCATCGCAGCCTTCAGGCTCCCGTATCCCGTGACGATAATGACCTCCACGTCAGGGCGATAGTGCTTGATGTCTCTGAGGAGGTCGAGTCCATGACGATCCGGAAGCTTTTGATCGAGCGTGATCAGATCAATGGGTTCCTGACCGAGGATTTCTAGGGCTGTCTTGGCGTTTTCTGCCGAACGAACGTTGCAGAAAGTGTGAAGAATCACGTTAAGGGCATCGCGTGGCCCCGCTTCATCATCAACTACCAGGACTGTGGGTTGTGTTTCAGGCTGACAAGAAACCGTTGCCATGCTCTTTACTTACTCCAAGCCGCTTTCATAGTAAGCAATTCTCATTCCTTTTTACGTAGTTATATTTAATTTCAATATAGAGTGTTGTTGTGGGGTACGAGCAACTATACGTAGACCGTAACATGGTAGGATTCCTATATTGCTAACAGGCCAATGAGGATAATCTGTGAATAAGTGTGACGTTCTTGCATGGACGTGTGTCATTCTTGCATGGGTAGGTCTGACTCTTGCGGGGAGGAATTATCCGGGCGACCGATGTTGAGGGTATCCATTCGGTATTTCAGCATCCGTCGGCTGATTCCCAGTAGGTTTGCGGCATGGGTTTGTACGTAATTGGTCCGTTTCAGCGCATCAAGGATAATCTCTCGTTCAAACTCCATCACGGCTTTTTCAAGCGACATGCGACCCGCGAGGGTATCGTCCCGAAGCGACGTTGAACGGGAGTCGTTCTTGATCAACGTCGGCAAATGCTCCGGCATGATTTGCGCGGCATGTTGAGACCAGATGAACGCTTGCTCGACGACGTTTTCCAGCTCGCGAACGTTGCCCGGCCAAGAATAGCGTGTCAGAAGCTCCAGTGCGTCTTTCCCGAAATCGATCCGAGGGCGTCGTTCCTCTTCCAGTCGTTTCTCAAGGAAATGTTTGGCCAGGAGGGGGACATCCTCACCGCGCTCACGGAGTGGAGGGAGAAAGAGCGCAATGACGTTGATGCGGTAGTAGAGGTCCTCTCGAAACTGCGATTTTCGAACCAGGTCATCAAGATTCTTGTTCGTCGCCGCCACGATGCGGACATCGACTTTGATCGACTGAACCCCACCGATTCTCGTAAACTCACGCTCTTGGATGACACGCAGAAGTTTCGCCTGTGTGACCGGACTTAAGTCGCCGATTTCGTCCAGAAACAACGTTCCGGTATTCGCCAATTCGAACTGTCCGACGCGCCGGGCTGTGGCATCCGTGAACGACCCTTTTTCGTGGCCGAACAGTTCGCTTTCAATGAGCGTTTCAGGCAAGGCTGCGCAGTTCAAGGCAATGAAGGGACGTTCGCGCCGAGAACTGTTGTAGTGCAAGGCTTTCGCGACCAATTCCTTCCCTGTGCCGCTTTCTCCAGTAATGAGCACAGTGGTACGGCTGTCGGCGACTTGTTCGATTTTTGAGTAGATCTCCTGCATACCCTGGCTTTTACCGATCAGATTATGGAAGGCATAGCGCTGGACGACTTGAGCCCGCAGCTGCTTGACCTCTCGCTCCAGTTCGGAAGAGTTCAGGACGCGATCGATGATGATGCGGAGCTCATCGACGTCGAACGGTTTTGAGAGATAGTCGGCGGCTCCGAACTTCATGGCGTCAACAGCTGTTTTGACGGATTTAGTGCCTGTGAGCATGATGACAGGAGTCATCTTGCTCTCCATGCGAAGCGTTTGAAGCACCGCGAGGCCGTCGGTTCCCGGGAGAATGACATCCAGGAGGATGAGGTCGGGCTCGTCTTTCCGAAACACGTCGAGCCCCTCCTGTCCATCGCCGGCCTGGAGAATGTCATAAATCGGCTCAAGAACCATCTTGAGGGAGGCACGGACTCGTGGATCGTCATCGATCAACAGCACTCGCTTCTTAACAACCAAACTTTCCACAAGCGCTCCTTACGTCTATTTTTGATGGGATGGAAGATTGATGAGGAAGGTCGTTCCAATCCCTTCCGTACTCTGAACTTGAATCTCTCCTCGATGCTCCTGAACGATCTGATGCGCGATGGTCAGTCCCAAACCTGTTCCTTCGTTCAGGGTGCTCGCATGTTTGGTGGTAAAGAACGGATCGAAGATGTGGTCAAGGTTTTCAGGCGAGATGCCGTGCCCGGTATCTTCGATCCGTATCTGCGTCCACACCTCACCGCCCGCTTTTTGGAGCCTCGTGGTCCGTACCCGAAGCGTTCCGGCTTTTTCGCCGATGGCATCCATCGCATTCAAGAGCAGGTTTAAGATGACCTGTTTGATTTGCTGCCGATCTAACATGCCACGAGGAAGCTCCGGCGCCAAATCTTTTTCAATCTTGATTCCTCGGCTGTCGGCCTTCACGTGGATGAAATACAGGCACGACGAGACGATTTCATTCAGATCCTCATTGGTCAACTGAGGTTCCATGTATCGA
Proteins encoded in this window:
- the recN gene encoding DNA repair protein RecN; protein product: MLTELRIANFAVIERLSLNMDSGFTVLTGETGTGKSLLIDAVALLVGGRASSDQIRFGEDEAQLEASFEIPPAHPLLQRLRAKDVLGPNDSQLIIRRIIARSVRNRVYLNGVLSPVHVLEEFAGTLVDIHGQHDQQSLLSSSAQLEVLDAFGRLQEIRSRYRSIHREWVRTREERAALAATLQQRAQQEDLLSFQQQELHEAACRLGEEELLVAERHRLGASRRLAELALEAQERIQGDPDGILVNLALMERALGELAQIDPAMEGTGRLASEAKVLLKEVADSIRGYAEGLEADPLRLNVIEDRLAVIQKIKKKYGGTIEAALETQARVKQELDRLRQSDSELDRYDRLVGEQQHTLSALARALSVKRAEAADRLTKLVGKELSALKMGSVRFLVQVMPSGPDEVYGPDGSDRVEFLLSTNAGEPLKPISRIASGGELSRVMLAVKSVLADVDHVPVLIFDEIDTGVGGAVAATIGKRLRELGRYHQVLCITHLPQVASQAQHHVSVEKSDVKGRTVATVRSLTGISREGEIARMLGGERITSKTRSAAAELIAGAHE
- a CDS encoding HD domain-containing phosphohydrolase translates to MATVSCQPETQPTVLVVDDEAGPRDALNVILHTFCNVRSAENAKTALEILGQEPIDLITLDQKLPDRHGLDLLRDIKHYRPDVEVIIVTGYGSLKAAMEGVRHGAAGYLLKPFNVNELTTLIQQTMDKKRRLDFLRRCLRTLPDLWGSEEESARAWDKVKAGYASLSVHSQSHDVLRQDEMTLLPLLSDALEATDRQLLTHSSRVSFYATLMASRLNLIVSEQKALALGAFLHDLGKTSFPSYRFSEDQVLPSGEASVCREHVDRGVRMIAPLGLPIEVRQVIASHHEQWDGHGYPRGLRGPDIPLLARIVGIAQTFDHLTADAPGRVALPQDVAIRQISLQSHTHFDPLLLELFVHVVKDSPVSPPAMDIAPAA
- a CDS encoding sigma-54-dependent transcriptional regulator, translated to MESLVVKKRVLLIDDDPRVRASLKMVLEPIYDILQAGDGQEGLDVFRKDEPDLILLDVILPGTDGLAVLQTLRMESKMTPVIMLTGTKSVKTAVDAMKFGAADYLSKPFDVDELRIIIDRVLNSSELEREVKQLRAQVVQRYAFHNLIGKSQGMQEIYSKIEQVADSRTTVLITGESGTGKELVAKALHYNSSRRERPFIALNCAALPETLIESELFGHEKGSFTDATARRVGQFELANTGTLFLDEIGDLSPVTQAKLLRVIQEREFTRIGGVQSIKVDVRIVAATNKNLDDLVRKSQFREDLYYRINVIALFLPPLRERGEDVPLLAKHFLEKRLEEERRPRIDFGKDALELLTRYSWPGNVRELENVVEQAFIWSQHAAQIMPEHLPTLIKNDSRSTSLRDDTLAGRMSLEKAVMEFEREIILDALKRTNYVQTHAANLLGISRRMLKYRMDTLNIGRPDNSSPQESDLPMQE